The following are encoded together in the Longimicrobium sp. genome:
- a CDS encoding ABC transporter permease: MSAFRGFVRKEAYHILRDRRTLVILLMMPLVQVLLFGYAVRTDVDDVRLAVVDPEPDYATLELRNRLAATGLFRIVAVLPTPGPLDGMFQRGAARQAVVFPPGFGERLARGEPARVQLLTDAADPNTGSTMQAYAAGVIDEYQRELQASGAGVRIVPQVRMRFNPTLESAYLFVPGLIAFVLTLVSALMTSISLTREKEMGTMEVLLVSPLRPPQIIVGKVLPYLALAFVNALTALLVARLVFGVPVRGSVALLLAECLLYSLTALSIGVLISTRTSSQRVAMMGALAGLMMPTLMLSGFVFPVESLPKVLQWLSNVIPAKWFVLVARGIMLKGVGLEYLWQETLILAGMTLLLLAAAVRNFRVRLE, encoded by the coding sequence GTGAGCGCGTTCCGGGGGTTCGTGCGCAAGGAGGCGTACCACATCCTCCGCGACCGCAGGACGCTCGTGATCCTGCTGATGATGCCGCTGGTGCAGGTGCTCCTCTTCGGCTACGCGGTGCGCACCGACGTGGACGACGTGCGCCTCGCCGTCGTCGACCCGGAGCCGGACTACGCCACGCTGGAGCTGAGGAACCGGCTGGCCGCGACTGGCCTCTTCCGCATCGTGGCGGTGCTCCCCACGCCGGGGCCGCTGGACGGGATGTTCCAGCGCGGCGCCGCGCGGCAGGCGGTGGTCTTCCCGCCCGGCTTCGGCGAGCGGCTGGCCCGCGGCGAGCCGGCGCGCGTGCAGCTGCTCACCGACGCGGCGGACCCCAACACGGGGAGCACCATGCAGGCGTACGCCGCGGGGGTGATCGACGAGTACCAGCGCGAGCTGCAGGCGTCGGGCGCGGGCGTGCGCATCGTCCCGCAGGTGCGGATGCGCTTCAACCCCACGCTGGAGAGCGCGTACCTCTTCGTCCCCGGCCTCATCGCCTTCGTGCTCACCCTGGTCTCCGCGCTGATGACCTCCATCTCGCTCACCCGCGAGAAGGAGATGGGGACGATGGAGGTGCTGCTCGTCTCGCCGCTCAGGCCCCCGCAGATCATCGTCGGCAAGGTGCTGCCGTACCTGGCGCTCGCCTTCGTCAACGCGCTGACGGCGCTCCTGGTGGCGCGGCTGGTGTTCGGCGTCCCCGTGCGCGGGAGCGTGGCGCTGCTGCTGGCCGAGTGCCTCCTCTACAGCCTCACCGCGCTCTCGATCGGGGTGCTGATCTCCACCCGCACCAGCTCGCAGCGCGTGGCGATGATGGGCGCGCTGGCGGGGCTGATGATGCCGACGCTGATGCTCTCCGGCTTCGTCTTCCCGGTGGAGAGCCTGCCGAAGGTGCTGCAGTGGCTCTCCAACGTGATCCCCGCCAAGTGGTTCGTGCTGGTGGCGCGGGGGATCATGCTGAAGGGCGTGGGGCTCGAGTACCTGTGGCAGGAGACGCTGATCCTGGCGGGGATGACGCTGCTGCTCCTCGCCGCGGCGGTGCGGAACTTCAGGGTGAGGCTGGAATGA